A single genomic interval of Acidobacteriota bacterium harbors:
- a CDS encoding sensor domain-containing diguanylate cyclase, producing MAISEDRSELERKIKELSVFNEVGKALTSTLDLSEVLRTVMEKISAFFKPDTWSLILVDEESGDLYFEIAIGEGAETLKEIRLRPGEGIVGWVIEHGEPVIVPKVAEDPRFIKRLDEVTKIETRSVVCFPVKGRDKVLGAIELINFADDLNLSEDDLFRLMALADFAAIAIENARYVKRIHELTITDDCTKLYNNRHLHSILDAEVYRSTRYHYEFSLIFIDLDYLKRVNDTHGHLAGSRLLLELGHSIKAHLRLIDYGFRYGGDEFVILLPQTPKRSAVNVARRLHKLLNTQTFLKEQGLNIAITASFGIASFPEDAQDKEALIRKADMAMYQVKETTRNNIAVAGLGVLPQTPQLRAPFRQALDAGGSFSLAISKIHSL from the coding sequence ATGGCCATTAGCGAAGATCGCTCGGAACTCGAACGCAAGATCAAGGAACTCTCGGTCTTTAACGAGGTAGGCAAGGCCCTGACCTCCACCCTGGACCTGAGCGAAGTTCTGCGAACTGTCATGGAGAAGATTAGCGCCTTCTTCAAGCCCGATACGTGGTCGCTAATTCTGGTGGACGAGGAATCCGGAGACCTGTACTTTGAGATCGCCATCGGCGAGGGAGCCGAGACTTTAAAGGAAATCCGCCTTCGTCCAGGCGAGGGCATAGTCGGCTGGGTAATTGAACATGGAGAACCAGTCATTGTCCCCAAGGTCGCAGAGGACCCCCGATTCATAAAGCGCCTCGACGAAGTTACCAAGATCGAAACCCGCTCGGTGGTCTGCTTCCCGGTGAAGGGACGCGATAAGGTGCTGGGCGCCATCGAGTTGATCAATTTTGCCGACGACCTAAACCTCAGTGAGGATGATCTGTTCCGGCTGATGGCACTGGCGGATTTCGCCGCCATTGCGATTGAAAATGCCCGCTACGTGAAGCGCATCCACGAATTGACCATCACCGACGACTGCACCAAGCTATACAACAACCGGCATTTGCACTCGATACTTGATGCCGAGGTGTACCGCTCGACACGCTATCACTATGAGTTTTCGCTGATCTTTATCGACCTGGATTATTTAAAGCGCGTGAACGATACGCACGGACATCTGGCTGGCAGCCGCCTGCTGTTGGAGCTGGGGCACAGTATCAAGGCTCATCTGCGCCTGATCGACTACGGTTTTCGTTACGGGGGCGACGAGTTTGTCATTCTACTCCCGCAGACCCCCAAGCGCAGCGCCGTCAATGTGGCGCGCCGCCTGCACAAGCTCCTCAACACCCAGACATTCCTGAAGGAACAGGGCCTGAACATCGCCATCACCGCCAGTTTTGGCATCGCATCCTTCCCGGAAGACGCCCAAGACAAGGAAGCGCTGATCCGGAAAGCTGACATGGCCATGTATCAGGTAAAAGAAACTACCCGCAACAATATCGCCGTAGCTGGCTTGGGCGTCCTGCCGCAAACCCCGCAGCTCCGTGCTCCCTTCCGGCAGGCACTAGATGCGGGTGGCTCATTTTCGCTCGCGATCAGCAAGATACATTCCCTTTAA
- a CDS encoding Ppx/GppA family phosphatase, with protein sequence MPSSRKSKPELSPRLVTIAAIDAGSNAIRLLIAKTNSNGQYRVLKNERVALRLGSHVFSNRQFDEETVHRAVEVFRRFKSLMNQHDVQRYRAVATSATREARNRGVLVDRIYRQTGIRLEVIDGFEEARLIRTAVLSTLDGKVVPRVVIDLGGGSMQINLLENGQLRDSASLSLGTVRLMEKFGIEDALTPEQVQCIQERVETQLHRFLPQVSKFAGPRTVLCGGNAESLALLAPGKHWQGIGTLDFSSLRRRLSRITSFSVTQRMATYEVRKDRAEVMAIAAVILSTAGKLWGLSQALVPGVGLKEGVLLDVFHSIRGKEIESVRDNELLFVTRKFATRLGYDQPHCEHVADLAVSLFDQLKPLHRMGGQMRVVLQLSALLHDIGHAVGRESHHKVGEYLVLHGDFPGLSTFERNMVACLVRYHSESEPEAGHKVFASLGGTDQRQVFMLVALLRVADRLDSDHRQSVATVAVRATGAKIALTLAMKRASQLTLWNVEKSSKLLEEQFERKLVVIETKRVRG encoded by the coding sequence ATGCCATCCTCAAGAAAATCCAAGCCCGAACTCTCACCCCGACTCGTGACTATTGCAGCTATTGATGCTGGCTCCAACGCCATTCGTCTGCTGATTGCCAAAACCAATTCCAATGGTCAATATCGCGTCCTCAAGAATGAACGCGTAGCGCTGCGTCTGGGCAGCCATGTCTTTTCCAACCGCCAGTTTGACGAGGAGACTGTGCACCGCGCAGTGGAAGTATTCCGTCGCTTCAAGAGCTTGATGAACCAGCATGATGTTCAGCGCTACCGCGCCGTGGCCACCAGCGCCACGCGAGAGGCTCGCAACCGCGGCGTGCTGGTGGACCGCATCTACCGCCAAACCGGCATCCGACTCGAGGTGATCGACGGCTTTGAAGAGGCCCGGCTGATTCGCACGGCAGTGCTTTCCACGCTCGATGGCAAGGTGGTTCCGCGTGTGGTGATCGATCTGGGCGGCGGAAGCATGCAGATCAACCTGCTGGAGAATGGACAGTTGCGGGACTCGGCCAGTCTCTCGCTGGGGACTGTCCGCTTGATGGAGAAGTTCGGCATCGAGGACGCACTCACGCCGGAGCAGGTCCAGTGCATTCAAGAACGAGTGGAGACACAGCTGCATCGTTTCTTGCCGCAGGTCAGCAAATTCGCCGGACCAAGGACCGTTCTGTGTGGCGGTAATGCGGAATCGCTCGCGCTGCTGGCGCCGGGCAAGCATTGGCAAGGAATCGGAACCCTCGATTTTTCATCCTTACGCCGACGGTTGTCGCGGATTACGTCCTTTAGTGTCACGCAGCGCATGGCAACTTATGAAGTCCGCAAGGACCGCGCGGAGGTTATGGCCATCGCCGCCGTCATCCTTTCTACGGCCGGAAAGCTTTGGGGACTTTCGCAAGCTCTGGTGCCTGGGGTGGGCTTGAAGGAAGGCGTTCTCCTGGATGTGTTCCATTCCATACGGGGCAAGGAAATTGAATCGGTGCGCGACAATGAACTTTTGTTTGTCACCCGCAAATTCGCCACCCGTCTTGGGTACGACCAACCGCACTGTGAGCACGTGGCAGATCTCGCAGTATCGCTATTTGATCAATTGAAACCGCTGCACCGGATGGGCGGGCAGATGCGGGTGGTTCTGCAGCTTAGCGCGCTACTCCATGATATCGGCCATGCCGTCGGTCGGGAATCGCATCACAAAGTGGGCGAATATCTGGTGCTTCATGGAGACTTCCCGGGACTCTCCACGTTTGAAAGAAACATGGTGGCGTGTCTGGTGCGATACCACAGCGAATCGGAACCAGAAGCGGGACACAAAGTATTCGCATCCCTCGGAGGAACCGATCAGCGGCAGGTCTTTATGCTGGTGGCTCTGCTGAGAGTCGCCGACCGTCTGGATAGCGATCACCGGCAAAGCGTCGCAACAGTCGCCGTCCGCGCCACGGGAGCGAAGATTGCGCTGACGCTGGCTATGAAGCGTGCGTCGCAACTCACATTGTGGAACGTGGAAAAAAGCAGCAAGCTGTTGGAAGAACAGTTTGAAAGAAAATTAGTCGTCATAGAAACGAAACGAGTCCGCGGGTGA
- the sixA gene encoding phosphohistidine phosphatase SixA, translated as MVISESQGIQLILIRHGSAEDSNPAQPHDDAARRLTDKGKRKMREISKGLCRLIARSDWIVTSPLIRAKETAEIVAMELPPSRSIAICSDLSPGGTLKNILRFISKYPECQRIILVGHETGLSTLAAHLIGATGAAGLSLKKGGCCLIRFDEAVEESAGRLMWLLTPEIVRSIR; from the coding sequence ATGGTGATCTCGGAATCTCAGGGAATTCAACTAATACTGATTCGACATGGAAGCGCAGAGGACAGCAATCCCGCGCAGCCCCACGATGATGCTGCGCGAAGGCTCACAGACAAGGGCAAGAGGAAGATGCGGGAGATTTCCAAAGGACTTTGCCGGCTGATTGCACGCTCGGATTGGATCGTTACAAGTCCGCTGATACGAGCAAAGGAAACGGCAGAGATCGTGGCCATGGAACTGCCACCCTCTCGGTCGATTGCCATCTGTTCCGACTTGAGTCCTGGTGGAACTTTGAAGAATATCCTGCGCTTTATCAGCAAGTACCCCGAATGCCAGCGCATAATCCTGGTGGGTCATGAGACGGGGCTGAGTACGCTGGCGGCGCATCTGATCGGAGCTACAGGTGCGGCAGGCTTGAGTCTGAAAAAAGGCGGTTGTTGTCTCATCCGATTTGATGAGGCCGTCGAAGAATCGGCAGGTCGGCTTATGTGGTTGCTTACACCCGAGATTGTCCGCTCCATTAGGTAG
- a CDS encoding 5-(carboxyamino)imidazole ribonucleotide synthase — protein sequence MARTPFPPLLPGSTIGMLGSGQLGRMFAFAAHRLGYHVHTFSPDADSPMGQVSDAKFIHPYSDLDAVRKFARTVDVVTYEFENVSAEALAAAGEVVPVRPSVNILRTTQHRLLEKSFLADKGFPVAPFRAIRNGGDLKRAVADLGTPAVLKSARSGYDGKGQWRVESAVEAQAAFHEAKTDELIYETFVDFAMELSVVLCRDSHGNCADWGAIENVHANHILDISISPARVSSETAGTAVEFAKQIAQQLDLVGTMCVELFLTRDGKLLVNELAPRPHNSGHMTIEASVTSQYEQQLRAICGLSLGSTRMLGAAAMVNLMGELWSEGEPDWAGVCARPELKLHLYGKKEARPGRKMGHLTAVVRDIESAIKMVMDARSALARATEPRP from the coding sequence ATGGCGCGTACTCCCTTCCCTCCATTGCTACCCGGCTCGACGATCGGCATGCTCGGCAGCGGGCAGCTCGGGCGCATGTTCGCCTTCGCCGCGCATCGGCTGGGTTATCACGTGCATACGTTTTCGCCTGACGCCGACAGCCCCATGGGTCAGGTCTCGGACGCCAAGTTTATCCACCCTTATAGCGATCTCGATGCGGTTAGAAAGTTTGCACGAACTGTTGACGTGGTTACCTACGAATTCGAGAACGTCTCCGCCGAAGCACTCGCCGCGGCAGGCGAAGTCGTACCCGTGCGTCCTTCCGTCAACATTTTGAGGACCACGCAGCACCGGCTCCTCGAAAAAAGTTTTCTAGCTGACAAAGGATTTCCGGTCGCTCCGTTCCGTGCCATCAGAAATGGGGGTGATCTAAAGCGTGCGGTCGCGGATTTGGGAACGCCTGCGGTGCTAAAGTCGGCGCGCTCGGGGTATGACGGCAAGGGCCAGTGGCGCGTGGAAAGCGCGGTTGAAGCGCAGGCGGCGTTTCATGAAGCAAAAACTGACGAACTTATTTACGAGACATTCGTCGATTTTGCAATGGAACTCTCTGTCGTCTTGTGCCGCGACTCCCACGGCAACTGCGCCGACTGGGGAGCGATCGAAAACGTCCACGCCAATCACATTCTGGATATCTCGATTTCGCCGGCGCGTGTGTCCAGCGAAACAGCAGGGACCGCAGTGGAGTTCGCGAAGCAAATCGCGCAACAGCTTGATCTGGTGGGAACGATGTGTGTGGAGTTATTCCTCACGCGCGATGGAAAGCTGTTGGTCAATGAACTGGCCCCACGTCCACACAACTCCGGGCATATGACCATTGAGGCCTCCGTAACCAGCCAGTATGAGCAGCAATTGCGGGCGATCTGCGGCCTCTCCCTCGGCTCAACGCGCATGTTGGGCGCGGCAGCCATGGTCAATCTGATGGGTGAGCTTTGGTCGGAAGGCGAACCGGACTGGGCGGGCGTGTGCGCGCGACCGGAGCTGAAGTTGCATCTCTACGGCAAGAAGGAAGCGCGTCCGGGACGCAAGATGGGCCATCTGACAGCGGTGGTCCGAGACATCGAGTCAGCGATCAAGATGGTTATGGATGCACGCTCCGCGCTGGCGCGCGCGACAGAGCCGCGACCGTGA
- a CDS encoding ketoacyl-ACP synthase III: MSLNQSPNGREAGRVVGNVVGNNVQRAKISALGTYTPPRLLTNADLEKMVETTDAWILARTGIRERHIVENGVGTSELAFEAAKRALAQRGLSGRDVEVIIVATVTPDMFFPSTACLLQNKLGAAGAWGFDLSAACSGFLYAMATGAQFITSGRHQRVLVVGADVMSSIIDYKDRSTCVIFGDGAGAILIEAAEPGEDGLIDFNYEIDGSGADDLYMPAGGSRMPSSVETVEKKLHFVHQNGPQVFKFAVRKMYEVCDTLLKRNGLTGDDIDIFIPHQANIRIIEATRERLGMPPEKVLINIDRYGNTTAGTIPLATADAIAQGRLKKGSLVLYASAGAGYTVGAALVRWSF, from the coding sequence ATGAGCCTGAACCAATCCCCCAATGGCCGTGAAGCTGGACGTGTTGTTGGAAATGTTGTTGGAAATAATGTCCAGCGCGCCAAAATTTCCGCCCTGGGAACCTACACCCCGCCTCGCCTGCTGACCAACGCCGATCTGGAAAAGATGGTCGAGACAACAGACGCGTGGATTCTCGCGCGCACCGGCATCCGCGAGCGGCATATTGTGGAGAATGGGGTGGGCACCTCCGAACTAGCCTTCGAGGCCGCCAAGCGCGCGCTCGCGCAGCGTGGCCTATCGGGCAGGGATGTCGAGGTCATCATCGTGGCCACCGTAACGCCGGACATGTTCTTTCCCTCCACCGCTTGCCTGCTACAGAACAAATTAGGAGCTGCCGGTGCCTGGGGCTTTGATCTCTCCGCGGCCTGCTCCGGCTTTCTTTACGCCATGGCTACCGGCGCGCAGTTCATCACCTCCGGACGCCACCAGAGAGTTCTGGTGGTGGGTGCCGACGTGATGTCCAGCATCATCGACTACAAAGACCGCTCCACCTGCGTGATCTTCGGCGATGGCGCCGGAGCCATCCTGATCGAGGCGGCTGAGCCGGGCGAGGATGGTCTCATCGACTTCAACTATGAGATCGATGGCAGCGGCGCCGATGACCTGTACATGCCCGCTGGCGGCAGCCGCATGCCATCGTCAGTGGAGACGGTCGAGAAGAAGCTTCACTTTGTTCACCAGAACGGTCCGCAGGTCTTCAAGTTCGCCGTGCGCAAGATGTATGAAGTCTGTGATACGCTCCTGAAGCGCAACGGGCTCACCGGCGATGACATCGACATCTTCATCCCGCACCAGGCCAACATCCGCATCATCGAGGCCACCCGCGAACGCCTCGGCATGCCCCCCGAAAAAGTGCTGATCAACATTGACCGCTACGGCAACACCACCGCCGGAACCATCCCGCTGGCCACTGCCGACGCCATCGCCCAGGGTCGCTTGAAAAAAGGATCGCTGGTCCTCTACGCTTCCGCCGGCGCTGGCTACACCGTGGGCGCCGCTTTGGTCCGCTGGTCGTTTTAA
- a CDS encoding ZIP family magnesium transporter — translation MPTNELSFPWIGLLLGLIAAAANIFGGWAVARGGWQPIILRSFVALAAGFMLGASFLEMFPESYKLLGPEAAWWMLGGYLLIHFFEHTLSGHFHFGEEVHKEEMRGHNRAQTVLFGLMIHAFVDGVSIVSGFLVSDWLGWVVFLAVFLHKMPEGFAVSSVMKASGASTKTALTAAALLGAATVAGALVMAPLSGQVAYTLPISAGVTLYVAASDLIPEVNHEPNIKMAMLVFVGVVMLLGLRWAFGF, via the coding sequence ATGCCAACCAACGAACTTTCATTTCCGTGGATCGGCCTGCTGCTCGGCCTGATCGCCGCCGCTGCCAACATCTTCGGCGGCTGGGCCGTCGCGCGTGGCGGCTGGCAGCCGATCATTCTCCGCTCGTTCGTTGCGCTCGCGGCGGGTTTCATGCTGGGCGCGTCCTTCCTCGAAATGTTTCCGGAAAGCTATAAACTACTAGGGCCGGAAGCGGCTTGGTGGATGCTCGGTGGATATTTGCTCATTCACTTTTTCGAGCACACTTTAAGCGGCCATTTCCATTTTGGTGAGGAAGTTCACAAGGAAGAAATGCGTGGACACAATCGCGCGCAGACGGTGTTGTTCGGCCTGATGATCCACGCCTTTGTGGATGGCGTCTCGATTGTCTCCGGGTTCCTGGTTTCGGACTGGCTGGGCTGGGTGGTGTTTCTCGCCGTGTTCCTGCACAAGATGCCGGAAGGCTTCGCCGTCAGCTCGGTGATGAAAGCGTCGGGCGCCAGCACCAAGACCGCGCTGACCGCCGCCGCTCTGCTCGGCGCAGCCACCGTGGCGGGCGCGCTGGTGATGGCTCCGCTGAGTGGTCAGGTCGCCTATACGCTGCCCATCTCCGCCGGCGTTACCTTGTATGTTGCAGCCAGCGACCTTATTCCCGAAGTGAATCACGAGCCTAACATCAAGATGGCCATGCTGGTGTTCGTCGGCGTGGTAATGCTGCTCGGCCTGCGCTGGGCATTCGGTTTTTGA
- a CDS encoding thymidylate kinase: MKRYGEHRYPGKLFIVEGIDGSGKSTQLSLLHQWLRAEGYGVVHSEWNSSPLVSRTTRRGKRKHLLTPATFSLIHATDFADRNERNIFALLKTGAVVLCDRYIYTAFARDGVRGMDARWLRELYSFAVKPTVAFYFRVPLQVAMDRILAARSGIKYYEAGMDMDLSPDVEESFRLFQGRILEQYEKMIPEFDLQVIDATLPIEVQQEQMRQIVKSKLEQAKRLMVAP; the protein is encoded by the coding sequence ATGAAGCGGTATGGCGAACACCGTTATCCGGGCAAACTGTTCATCGTAGAAGGAATCGATGGCTCGGGAAAATCGACACAGCTTTCACTGCTGCACCAATGGTTGCGTGCGGAGGGCTATGGCGTGGTCCACAGCGAGTGGAACTCTTCACCTCTGGTCAGTCGAACCACCCGGCGCGGCAAGCGTAAACACTTGCTCACGCCCGCGACCTTCAGCCTGATCCACGCCACGGATTTCGCGGATCGAAACGAGCGCAATATTTTCGCACTGCTCAAGACCGGTGCCGTAGTGCTCTGCGACCGCTACATATACACTGCATTCGCCCGCGACGGCGTGCGCGGCATGGATGCGCGTTGGCTCCGCGAGCTTTACAGCTTTGCCGTGAAGCCCACGGTGGCCTTCTATTTTCGCGTCCCGCTGCAAGTGGCGATGGATCGCATTCTGGCGGCTCGCAGCGGCATCAAGTACTACGAGGCCGGAATGGATATGGACTTAAGCCCGGATGTGGAGGAAAGCTTTCGTCTATTTCAAGGGCGGATTCTGGAGCAATACGAAAAGATGATTCCCGAGTTTGACCTGCAGGTCATTGACGCCACTCTGCCGATTGAAGTCCAACAGGAGCAGATGCGGCAAATTGTGAAATCCAAACTGGAGCAGGCCAAGCGCCTGATGGTGGCCCCATGA
- the ychF gene encoding redox-regulated ATPase YchF, with the protein MRVGIIGLPQVGKSSIFRVLTHAPVVESHHKEAQVGIARVVDPRLDQLAKLIPPDKLTYTTVECVDMGPVGADTMRETAYLTSLKQTDALLQVVRMFADDTVPHIKGTLDPARDITDLELELILTDLSVVENRLARIEKDRKKGSTPELIREQELLERAKTVLEDNQPLRAAQWSDDERKRLRGYTFLSEKSMLIVFNVGEDQVSDEARILNDPQNQPLWKRPNTSGVVVSGKLEAELALMPSEEAIEFLGSYGLKEPGRDRIVRAAHDLLGLIVFFTVGEEEDRSWSIPRGATAPQAAGAIHSDLEKHFIRAEVIPWDTLIELGGFTEAKAKGLLRLEGKEYIVKDGDIMHIRHSG; encoded by the coding sequence ATGCGCGTAGGAATCATAGGTTTGCCACAAGTCGGGAAGTCGTCCATCTTTCGTGTGCTTACGCACGCGCCGGTGGTGGAGTCTCACCACAAAGAGGCGCAGGTGGGTATTGCGCGCGTGGTGGACCCGCGCCTCGATCAACTGGCCAAGCTGATCCCGCCTGACAAGCTAACCTACACCACGGTTGAGTGCGTGGACATGGGACCCGTTGGCGCGGACACCATGCGCGAGACCGCGTACCTGACTTCGCTCAAACAGACCGACGCGCTATTACAGGTCGTCCGCATGTTCGCCGACGATACTGTCCCTCACATTAAAGGCACGCTCGATCCGGCGCGCGACATTACCGACCTTGAGTTGGAGCTGATCCTTACTGACTTGAGCGTGGTCGAGAATCGCCTCGCGCGCATCGAGAAGGATCGCAAGAAGGGCAGCACGCCGGAGCTGATTCGGGAGCAGGAGTTGCTGGAGCGCGCCAAGACAGTGCTCGAAGACAACCAGCCGTTGCGTGCCGCGCAATGGTCCGATGATGAGCGCAAGCGTCTGCGTGGCTACACGTTTCTTTCCGAGAAATCCATGCTGATCGTCTTCAACGTGGGCGAGGATCAGGTCAGCGACGAAGCCAGGATTCTCAACGACCCACAGAACCAGCCGCTTTGGAAGCGGCCCAATACGTCCGGCGTTGTGGTCAGCGGAAAACTGGAAGCCGAGTTGGCGTTGATGCCATCTGAGGAAGCCATCGAGTTTCTGGGCTCCTATGGTCTGAAGGAGCCGGGCCGCGACCGTATCGTGCGGGCCGCGCACGATCTGCTGGGACTGATTGTCTTCTTCACCGTGGGCGAAGAAGAAGACCGCTCCTGGAGCATCCCGCGCGGAGCCACCGCGCCGCAGGCCGCCGGTGCCATTCACTCGGATCTTGAAAAACATTTCATCCGCGCCGAAGTCATTCCCTGGGATACCTTGATTGAGCTGGGCGGATTTACCGAAGCCAAGGCCAAGGGATTGCTGCGGCTCGAGGGCAAGGAATATATTGTCAAGGACGGCGATATCATGCACATCCGTCATAGCGGCTAA
- a CDS encoding gamma carbonic anhydrase family protein — protein MIRTFQGMIPQVAATAYVDESAQVIGDVHIGEHASVWMNVVMRGDVNHIRIGAYTNIQDNSVVHVEEGLYPTILGDHITVGHSVLLHGCRIGSHCLIAMGSIVLNDAEIGEGSVIAAGAVVPEHAVIPPGSLVMGVPGKVRRQVTEEERKRAAHGWGAYFRLKGMYLADRERK, from the coding sequence ATGATTCGCACCTTTCAGGGAATGATTCCGCAAGTGGCCGCCACGGCTTATGTGGATGAATCGGCGCAGGTGATTGGCGATGTGCATATCGGAGAGCACGCTTCCGTCTGGATGAACGTCGTCATGCGCGGCGACGTGAATCACATCCGTATCGGCGCGTACACCAACATTCAGGACAATTCCGTGGTGCATGTTGAGGAAGGCCTTTATCCCACGATTCTCGGCGATCACATCACCGTGGGCCACAGCGTGCTGCTGCACGGCTGCCGCATCGGCTCACATTGCCTGATCGCCATGGGTTCCATTGTGCTGAATGACGCAGAGATTGGCGAGGGTTCGGTCATCGCCGCAGGTGCTGTAGTGCCTGAACACGCCGTCATTCCGCCGGGCAGCCTCGTGATGGGCGTGCCGGGTAAAGTCCGTCGCCAGGTAACCGAGGAGGAGCGCAAGCGCGCCGCGCACGGTTGGGGCGCTTACTTTCGTTTAAAGGGAATGTATCTTGCTGATCGCGAGCGAAAATGA
- a CDS encoding class II aldolase/adducin family protein, which translates to MADSETQLVEPLVAANRILANEGIIDVLGHVSARSARDPQEFLLSCSRSPQNVCAADIMRYRLDCTPVTQSSERPYAERMIHGAIYAVRPDVQAVVHTHSRNVLPFASSGVIIRPVIHAGTMFHDGVAWFDEYDAGGNLLVSTPTEGAALATALGQGSGVILRNHGCAVVGANLTLAVMAAFYLDENARVQLEATKLGRIIFIDAEEAQRAAKVFHSPLVQQRAWDYWLKRLPSSWRDDADLA; encoded by the coding sequence ATGGCGGATTCTGAAACCCAACTCGTCGAGCCGCTCGTCGCCGCCAATCGCATATTGGCCAACGAAGGCATCATCGATGTGCTGGGACACGTCTCGGCGCGCAGCGCACGTGACCCACAGGAGTTTCTGCTCTCGTGCTCGCGTTCACCGCAGAATGTCTGCGCCGCCGATATCATGCGCTACCGGCTGGACTGCACACCCGTTACGCAATCGAGCGAGAGGCCTTATGCCGAACGCATGATTCACGGTGCGATCTACGCGGTCCGTCCCGACGTGCAGGCCGTTGTGCATACGCACAGCCGCAACGTGCTGCCCTTTGCATCGAGCGGCGTGATCATTCGTCCGGTCATCCACGCCGGTACAATGTTTCACGATGGGGTGGCCTGGTTTGACGAATATGATGCAGGCGGCAATCTGCTGGTCTCCACGCCGACGGAAGGCGCTGCTCTAGCCACCGCGCTGGGCCAGGGATCAGGTGTGATTCTGCGCAATCATGGTTGCGCCGTGGTGGGCGCGAATCTCACGCTGGCGGTGATGGCGGCATTCTATCTGGACGAGAATGCGCGCGTGCAGTTGGAGGCCACCAAACTTGGCCGCATCATCTTCATTGACGCGGAAGAAGCACAGCGTGCTGCCAAAGTTTTTCACTCGCCACTTGTGCAGCAGCGCGCCTGGGATTATTGGCTGAAGCGTCTTCCATCAAGCTGGCGCGACGATGCGGACCTGGCTTAA
- the tmk gene encoding dTMP kinase, with the protein MRETYGSVLPGMNLSGMAGKLIVIEGTDCVGRTTQINLLRPWLEQEGHAVLVTGMTRSTLAGRGIKRAKEGNTLGRITSTLFYATDFADRLENEIAPALRAGFIVLTDRYTYSLMARAMVRQLNVTWARHLYSFALKPDAVFYLRINVENLLPRVVFSRGFDYWESGMDLYASDDLHESFCKYQTALMSQFDKLTDEYGFEVIDASASVEKIFRQLKKGFRRVLDSGRGVPSGVSTQKTSQDEEELTPPPSAKPAPSSIVEPDKS; encoded by the coding sequence ATGAGAGAAACCTACGGCTCCGTGTTGCCGGGCATGAATTTATCCGGCATGGCTGGCAAATTGATCGTCATCGAAGGCACCGATTGCGTGGGCCGCACCACACAGATCAATCTGTTGCGCCCCTGGCTGGAGCAGGAAGGCCACGCCGTTCTGGTTACAGGCATGACCCGCTCCACGCTCGCGGGCAGAGGCATCAAGCGGGCCAAGGAAGGCAACACGCTGGGCCGCATTACCTCCACGCTGTTTTATGCCACGGACTTCGCCGACCGGCTCGAGAACGAGATCGCGCCCGCTCTGCGCGCCGGGTTCATTGTCCTCACCGACCGCTACACTTATTCGTTAATGGCGCGAGCGATGGTGCGCCAGTTGAATGTCACCTGGGCAAGACATCTTTACAGCTTCGCGTTGAAACCCGATGCTGTTTTCTATCTCCGCATTAATGTCGAGAACCTGTTGCCTCGCGTCGTCTTTTCCAGGGGATTTGACTACTGGGAGTCCGGCATGGACCTGTATGCCAGCGACGATCTGCACGAAAGCTTCTGCAAATATCAAACCGCGCTGATGAGCCAATTTGACAAGCTGACCGACGAGTATGGCTTCGAAGTCATCGACGCGTCGGCCTCGGTGGAGAAAATATTCCGGCAGTTGAAAAAAGGGTTTCGCCGCGTGCTGGACTCCGGGCGTGGCGTGCCGTCCGGCGTATCTACACAAAAGACTTCGCAAGACGAGGAGGAATTGACACCGCCCCCGTCCGCAAAGCCTGCCCCTTCGAGCATCGTGGAACCGGACAAATCGTAA